The DNA region GGCGGTCGCGGCGGCGGTCGCGGCCGCGGTCTCGGCCACCTAGAGGACCCGGTGCCCGGGCCGCTCCGCCACCGCCTGCGCCGCCTGGTGCTGGGATGCGCGGCCCTGCTGATCGCCGGTTGCGGAGCCGGGCCGGAGGCGACGCCGCTGGGCGTGGGCGCCCGCCCGGATCCGCAGTCGCAGATCCTGGCCCACCTGTACGCCGGAGCGCTGCGCAGCACGGGTGCGACCGTACGCGTCGAGGACGTCGCCGACCCGATCGCCGAACTCGACACCGGCGGGCTGACCGTCGTTCCGGGCTTCAGCGGCCGGTTCCTGACGGTGTTCGCGCCCGGCTCGCCGGCCCGATCGGATCGGGCGGTCTACTGGGCACTGGCCGGCGCGCTGCCCGAAGGTCTCGCGGTCGGGGACTACGCGATGACGGCCGCGGACAAACCCGCGGCGGCGGTGACCGCAGCGACGGCTGCCGCTTGGGGTGGGACCGATCTGCGCACGCTGGCCCGACACTGCAGCGGGCTGGTCGTCGGCGGGGTGGCGGGCATGCCGTCGCCGCCGGCGGTGGGCCGGTGCAGACTCGGCGAACGACGCGAATTCCCCGATGATGCGGCACTGTTCGCCGCGCTGCGCGCCGGCCGGATCACCGTTGCGTGGACCAGCACGGCCGACCCGGGTGTGCCCGAGGACGCCGTGTTGCTCACCGACACCCGTCCCGCGCTGATACGCGCCGAGAACGTGGTCGCGCTGTATCGCCGCAACGAGTTGACCGAAGCCCAATTGCTGGCCGTCAACCAGGTGGCCGGGGTCCTGGACACCGAGGCGTTGGCCGACATGCGCCGACAGGTGGTTGAGGGTGCGGACCCGCGGGTGGTCGCCGACGCATTCCTCGACGAGCATCCGCTGGGCCGGTAGCGGGGCTACTGCGGCCGCAGCCTGGGCAACGCGAGGGCGAACAGCCGCTGGTATTTCGAGCCCAGGATGCGCACCAGCAGGTCCAGCGCGCGGGCGTCGTTGCCGATCAGCACCCGGTCCCGCTTCTTGCTGACCCCTTCCAGGATTACCTGGGCGGCCTTCTCGGCACTGGTGGAGGCCAGTCGGCGGTCGAAGAAGTCGGCCAACGCCTCCACGTCCATTCCCTCGACCGCGGTGGCGTTGCGGGCGATGGCGGTTTTGATGCCGCCCGGGTGCACCGTGGTGACCTTGACCGGGTGCTTGTTCATGGACATCTCCAGGTTCAGCGCCTCGGTGAACCCGCGGACGGCGAACTTGGCCGCGTTGTAGGCGCCCTGGCCGGGCATCGACAGCAGCCCGAAGAGGCTGGAGATGTTGATGACGTGCCCGTCGCCGGAGGCGATCAGGTGCGGCAGGAACGCCTTGGTGCCGTTGACCACGCCCCAGAAGTCGACGTCCA from Mycolicibacter sp. MU0083 includes:
- a CDS encoding SDR family NAD(P)-dependent oxidoreductase — protein: MQGFAGKVAVVTGAGSGIGRALAVELARSGAQLAISDLDTEGLAETEKRVAALGVPVKADRLNVTEREAFLLYADEVNEHFGKVNQIYNNAGIAFNGDIEVSPFKDIERVMDVDFWGVVNGTKAFLPHLIASGDGHVINISSLFGLLSMPGQGAYNAAKFAVRGFTEALNLEMSMNKHPVKVTTVHPGGIKTAIARNATAVEGMDVEALADFFDRRLASTSAEKAAQVILEGVSKKRDRVLIGNDARALDLLVRILGSKYQRLFALALPRLRPQ
- a CDS encoding glycine betaine ABC transporter substrate-binding protein, which produces MPGPLRHRLRRLVLGCAALLIAGCGAGPEATPLGVGARPDPQSQILAHLYAGALRSTGATVRVEDVADPIAELDTGGLTVVPGFSGRFLTVFAPGSPARSDRAVYWALAGALPEGLAVGDYAMTAADKPAAAVTAATAAAWGGTDLRTLARHCSGLVVGGVAGMPSPPAVGRCRLGERREFPDDAALFAALRAGRITVAWTSTADPGVPEDAVLLTDTRPALIRAENVVALYRRNELTEAQLLAVNQVAGVLDTEALADMRRQVVEGADPRVVADAFLDEHPLGR